CCGGCCGTTACGACAAGTACAGCGACTACGGCAGCGACTTCTCGCCGAAGATCGCCGCACGCTGGCAGCCGCTGGAAAACCTGACCCTGCGCGCGTCGTATGGCCAGGGCTTCCGCGCCCCGGGCCTCGACATCCTGACCCAGGCCCGTTCGTTCTCGGCCGAGCCGGTCCAGGATCCGCAGACCTGCGCGTGGGCCGGCATCGGTGCCGACTGCGACGGCGGCAACGACGAAGTCCAGGTCGACACCTACTTCATCGCCAACCCGAACCTGGGCTCCGAGCATTCGGACCAGTGGTCGGTCGGCGTGGTGTACGACCCGGTCGACTGGCTGGACCTGAGCCTCGACTACTACAACATCAAGATCGAGGACAACATCCGCTCGTATAGCGGCCAGGACATCGTCGACTCCGACCTGGATCCGGGCACCTACGGTGAGATCCCGGCTGGCCTCGGCATCATCCGCGACCCGGTCACCGGCCGCATCACCGAGATCACCGCCGGCTACGGCAACTCCGGCCAGCTCGAGACCGACGGTATCGACTTCCGTGCCAATACGGACTTCGATCTGGGCGGCTGGGGCCGCCTGCAGAACCGCCTGACCGTCTCGTACATCAACAAGTACGAGGAGATCGACGCGGTCGGCAACGCTATCGACTGGGCGGGCCGCCTGGGCTATCCGGACCTGCGTTCGACCCTGTCCAACGACTGGAGCTGGGGTGACTGGGGTCTTGCCTGGAACATCAACTACATCGAGGGCCAGGAAGAGCCGAACGGCACCAACGTCGGTGGCTATGCGACCAACGACGTGCAGGTCAGCTGGTCGGCGCCGTGGAACGCCAAGATCTCCCTCGGTGCGATCAACATCGGCGACCGTTACCCGGAGCTGGTCGGCTACGACGGCCGCCCGTGGAACTTCTACCTGTACGACGCCTACGGCCGTACCGTGTACTTCCGCTACACCCAGACGTTCTGATCGCGGTGTAGGTTGATGCGGTAACTGGAGGGCCCCGGAAACGGGGCCTTCCTTTTTTGCGTGGCCGGCACGCCGTCGCGGCTTGGCAGGGGCGCGGCGAGCCCGCATGCTTCGGCCATGCCTGATTCCACGCAACACGATCCATCTGCACGCCGCCAGGCCTGGACCTCGTACTGGGCCAGTGGGCGGCTGCATTCCTGCGCTACCAGCTTCGACGGCAACTACACCGGCGTCATCGGCGCGTCCTGGCGCCAGGCGTTCTCGGCACTGCCCGCGGGCACGCGCGTACTCGACCTCGCCACCGGCAACGGCCCGCTACCTGCATTGCTGTGGGAACTCCACGGCGACGCGGTGCAGGTGGACGCGGTGGACCTGGCGGGCCTCGCGCCCTCGTGGCACGAGGCTGGAAAGCACGCTTCGATCCGTTTCCACCCCGGCGTGGACATGGAGTCGCTGCCCTTCGCCGATGCGTCGTTCGACGTGGTCACCAGCCAGTTCGGCTTCGAGTACGCGGACCATGGGCGGACCCTGGCCGAGATCTGTCGTGTCGCTGCGCCGGGTGCCTCGCTGCGGCTGGTGATGCACCACCACGGTTCGCGCCTGGTCCAGGTTGGACGCGAGGAGTTGCTGCACCACGCATGGCTGTCTGCGCCGGAAGGCCTGCTGGAGGCGGCGCGCGGGGTCATCCCCGTGCTGGCCGCGGTGCGTGCCGGGCGGCCACCGGACATGGCGGCGGTGCAGGCACGCGAAGCCTACAACCGCGCGATGGTCGCGCTCGGCGCGGCGGCGGAGGCATCAGCCGCGCCGGACCTGCTGCTGGAGACGCGCGACACCGTGCATCGCCTGGTCCGCGACGTTGGCGCCGATCCAGGCGCGGCGCTGCGCGCGCTGGAGGTGCTTGCCGGTAGCCTGGAGCAGGCACGCCTGCGGACGGCGGAGATGATCGCCTGTGCGCTGGATCGCCCCGGGATCGAAGCACTGGCACGTACGCTGTCCCGACTGTGTCCGCAGGCGCGGGTCGCGTTCGAGGAGCTCGCTCAGGCCGAGGGCGTGCTGGCCTGGGCGTTCTCGGCCGACGGCATCGGTGCTTCGGCCGGATAGCTGTCGGGGTCCAGTACCGCCAGCAGCGGCGCCAGCGCGTCGCCGTAGTTGCGCCAGCGTCCGATCGAGCGGGTGTAGATCGGCTGCCGTACCTGCCAGCGGCTGGGCGTCTGCACGCCGCGCTCGCTGCGATGGAATTCCAGGCAGGCCGGATCCCATTCCAGGCGGGCGAACTCGACCAGCCGGCGTGCCACCGGCTCCGGATCGCGGGCCAGGTCCTCGTACACCAGCTCCATCACCGGCAGCGGCAGTTCGGCCTGCCAGTGGCGCATCAGCCGCGTCTGCATGTTGATGTAATGGCCGATATCGCCGAGGTCCGTCGCCAGGCGCTCGTCCAGGGCGAAGTTCTCCGCGTACACCGACACCGCGATGTCGCGCGGATCGCGCCGGCACCAGACCACGCGCGCGTTCGGGAACAGCAGCGCGACCAGGCCCAGGTGGAAGAAGTTGAGCGGCGCCTTGTCGACCAGGCAGCTCGCGTCGGCCGTTGCGTTGCGCGTGGCGGCGCGCAGGTAGCGCCGGGTCGCGTCCTCCAGGGTTTCCGCGGGGATGCCGGAGAGGTCGGCGCCGTGGCCGTCCTCGGCCAGGCGGCGGGCGATGAGGGCGATGTCGGGCAGCTCGCCGCAGCCGTGGCCCAGCGGGTGGGTGGCCAGGATCTGCTCGGTGAGCGTGGTGCCACTGCGTGGCATGCCGACGATGAACAATGGACGCGGGTCGTCGCTTCCGCCTTTGCCAATGCGGTCCAGCCGGCCGCGGGTCTGGCTGGCGATGATCGCTTGGACGCGCTGTTGCAGCGCGGGCACGTCGGGTCGACCCGCGACGCGCCGGCGGGCGGCATTGGCCTGGTGCCAGGCCTCCATGGCTTCGGCGTGCTGGCCGCGGCCGTCCAGCACCTTGCCCAGCTCGTAGCCGAGCACGGCGCGGTCGGCATCGGCCACGTCGGTGCGCGCGAGCAGCCGTTGCCCCAGGGCGACATCGGCGTCGTCAGCTTTCGCGCGGTCCAGGCCCAGCAGGCCACCCACCGCCAGCGCCCAGCCCGGACGCAGCGCCAGCGCCCTGCGGTAGGCCTCGCGCGCCAGGTCGCGGTCGCCCGCGTCCTCGGCGGTCTGCGCCAGCGCCATCCACAGGTCGCCCTCGCCGGGCATCTCCGTGGTGGCCCGTTGCAGCAGGGCCAGGGCCTCGCCGTGGCGGGCGACACGATTGAAGCTTTCGGCGGTGCGCAGGACGACCCCGGTGTCGCGCGGCTTCAGCACCAGCACCTGCTGCCACAGCGGCAGCGCATCGTCGGGATGGCCCCCATGGAACTCGGATTCGGCCAGCGCCTCCAGGATGCCCGGGTGCGTCGGCGCCAGCGCGTGGGCGCGCCGCAGCGCCGGCAGGGCGCGGCCGTGGCGGCCGAGCCTCTGCAGGGTGATGCCCAGCAGGTGCCAGCCCTGGGCGTCGTCACGCCCGGGCACGGTCGCCTCGAAGTGGGGCAGGGAAGCGGCGTGCTGGCCCTGGTGGGCAAGCAGGCAGGCGTACTGGAAGCGCAGGGCCGTATCGGCCGGAGCCAGCTCGACCGCGCGCGCCATCGCCGCCAGCGACAGGGCCGGGTCCAGCTGCAGCGCGGCGCGCGCGACCTCGCGCTGCACGACCGCGTCGGCGATGCCGGCCTGCGAAGCCTGGTGCAGGGCGCGGCGGGCCGCCTGCGGGTCATGGCGTGCGAATTGCAGCGCCTGCTGCAGGAGGCCGAGGGCCTGGGCGTTCAAGGTCATCAGGAAGGGCGCGCACGTAGGGACCCGGCATTATGTCCGGTGGCACGCGGGTTGGTCATGGCGCCGGCGGCGCCGCGGGTCAGAGACCCTGTTCGTACCGCACGTAGGGCACGGTGCCCTCTTCGGCCTCGAGGTTCGAGGGCGCGAACGGGTTCTTGCCGCGGGTCACGACGTTCTCGGCGCCGACGGTGAGCTGGCCGCTCCAGGGCGTGCGCCAGGTCAGGCCCAGGCCCAGGCCTTCGAGCTTGTTGCCCGGCTGGCCCGGCATCTCGACCACGCGACCGATGACGTTGGCGCTGAACGGGCCGTAGCCGCCGCCGACGCTCAGCGACTTGCTGTCCCAGCGGTGGGCAAGGCCAGCGGCCTCGGTTACCGGTACCAGACGGGCGCGCGCATAAGTGCCGGCGATGGAGACGTAACCCTCCGAGCCGATTTCCTTCTGGCCGAACACCTGCAGGTCGTTCTGCTCGATCCGGCTGCCGCCGGCCAGGGCCGGGGTTTCCGGGGTCAGCCAGGACGGCAGGGTGGCGTCGCGCACGCTGCCGGCGGTCACGCCGAGGCGGTTGCCGCCGCGGCCAACGCTGGCGGTGGCGCCAAGGCGACGGCCGCTGGCCTCGCCCTCGCTGCCCAGGCTCGCCAGCAGGCAGCTGCTGGCCAGGCTGTTGATGCTGGTGCCGCTGGGGCTGTTGCAGAGCAGGCCCAGCGAATCGCCGGCGCCCAGCCCGAAGGCCGCGTCGAGCGACTCGCTGCCGAAACGCCAGGTGCTGCCCGGCGAACCCGGACGGTTGCCGCGGGCCGGCTCCAGCAGGAGCAGGGCCTCGACCTTGCCGCTGCCCTTGTTGAGCACCGGCAGGACCGCCTGTTCCGAGCCCCTGTTCTGCGCATGCGCGCCCGTTGCCGCCGCGATCGACGCGGACAGGGCAAGGGCCAGCATTGGCAGGCGGAACAGGGACATGGCCTTCCTATGACTCGGAAACCACACGGGAGTTCCCGTGCGGTTCAAGCCTGCATCGTATGGGATTTACAATTGATTAACAAGCGCCGCTCCTCCCCGAAACAGCTGGCTCGTCGACCCGGCGGAAGCCTGCTACTGCAGCCGCTCGGAGGCCGGCGCATTGGGCTGCGCCGGGTTCCCGAACAATACCCCAATCCGGTCCAGAGGGAAGTGGTACTCCTTGCCGCAGAACTCGCAGCGGACCTCGACCTGGCCGGTTTCGGCCGCCGCGGCGCGGAACTCCTCCTCGCCGAGGCTGCGCAGCATGCCCTCGACCCGCTCCTCCGAGCAGGAACAGCCGAATGCGACCGGGCGCTCCTCCAGCAGCTCGGGCTGCTCCTCATGGAACAGGCGGTGCACCAGCAGCCGCGGCGGGGTGGCCAGCAGCTCGGCCTCGCCCAGGGTGTCGAACAGCGCCCCGGTGCGGGCCCAGGCATCGGCATCGCCTTCCTCGCCGGGCAGTTTCTGCAGCATCAGGCCGGCGGCGTGCTCGCCGTCGGCCGCCAGGAGCAGGCGGGTGGGCAGCTGCTCGGACTGGCGGAAATAGTCCTCGAAGGCCTCGGCCAGCGAGCCGGCGCCGCCCAGCGCGACCAGGCTCTGGTAGCGCTGGGGCTCGCGCGGGTCCAGGCCCGGGTTCTCGATGGTGACCGCCAGCAGCGCGTCGTCGCCCAGCTGCGAGGGCGCGCGCGGGGCGTCGGCGCCTTCCTCGAGGCGGGCAATGCCGCGGATGGTGCCGGCCGCGGTGCACTCGGCGAACAGCGAGCGCAGGGCGCCGTTGGCGCGCGCCTGGATCGACAGCCGCCCGTCCACCTTCACGTGTCCGGTGAAAAGGGTCGCCGCCGCGACCGACTCGCCCAGCAGGGCGGTGGCGCCGGCCGGGTAGCTGGCGTGTGACAGCAGCTCGCGCCAGCTGCCGGACAGGCGCACGTATACGCCGCGGACGCCGGCCGCGGGCAGCAGGAAACGGCCGCGCAGGTCGTCGGCGGCGGACTCGTGGGTGGGGTTGGTGGTATCCATCGGCACACAATGCGGGCGACGGCGCGGCTTTCCAAGCACCGGCGCGCTGCACTGCTCACGCCCCAGCCGCTACCATCGCCGCGCTGCCCCGCCGCAAGGGAACACCACCATCGCCACCCAGGCCTCCAATCCGCCCCGTCGCAGGCGCCGCCGCTGGCTGCGCGTGCTGCTGTGGCTGCCGGTGCTGTTCGTCGCCGTCACCGTCGCTCAGGTGCTGGTGCTGCGCTTCATCGACCCGCCGACCTCGGCCTTCATGCTGGCGCGCCAGGCCGAGGCCTGGGGCGAGGGCGACTGGGGCTACCGGGTGGCCTATGACTGGCGCGACCTCGACCGGATCGCCCCGGACCTGCCGATGTCGATGATCGCGGCCGAGGACCAGGACTTCGCCAACCACAACGGCTTCGACCTGGCCGCGATCGAGAAGGCGCTGGACAACAACGCCCGCGGCCGCCACGTGCGCGGCGCCAGCACCATCAGCCAGCAGGTCGCCAAGAACCTGTTCCTGTGGCAGGGCCGCAGCTGGGTGCGCAAGGGCCTGGAGGCCTGGTACACGATGCTGATCGAGGCGCTGTGGCCGAAGCGCCGGATCCTGGAGGTGTACGTGAACATCGCCGAGTTCGGCGACGGCATCTACGGGGCGCAGGCCGCCGCGCGCAGCTACTGGCGCAAGGACGCCTCGCGGCTGACGGCCAACGAGGCCGCGCGGCTGGCGGTGGTGCTGCCGGCGCCGCGCCGCTACAGCGCGGTCCGCCCCGGCCCCTACGTGCAGCGGCGCGCGGCCTGGACCCAGCGCCAGGTGCGCCAGCTCGGCGGCAAGGCCTACCTCGACGGGCTGGACTGAGCGTGCAGGCGCCTGCCGCTACGATGCCGTCCATGGATACCCGCAGGCAGGACCTGTTGACCGTGGTGGTGGCCTGCTTCAACGAGGCCGACTCGCTGCCGCGCCTGCATCCGCGCATCCGCGGCGTGCTGGACGGGCTGGAAGCCGAGGGCGTCAGTGGCCGCGTGCTGTACGTGGACGATGGCAGCCGCGACGACACCTGGGGCCGGCTGCAGAAGATCGCCGCGGGCGACCCCGGCGTCGGCCTGCTGCGGCTGTCGCGCAACTTCGGCAAGGAGATCGCGCTGACCGCCGGCCTGGACCGGGTCACCGAGGGCGCGGCGATGATCCTCGATGCCGATGGCCAGGACCCGCCGGAACTCATCCCGGAATTCGTCGCGCGCTGGCGCGAGGGCTTCGACGACGTCTACGGCACCCGCATCGCGCGCGAAGGCGACAGCTGGCTGCGCCGTGGCACCGCCGCGGTGTTCTACCGGGTGATCGGGCGCCTCTCGCGTACCCCCGTGCCGGCCGATACCGGCGACTTCCGCCTGCTCTCGCCGCGCGCACTGGATGCGCTGCGCCAGCTGCGCGAGCGCCACCGCTTCATGAAGGGCCTGTTTGGCTGGGTCGGCTTCCGTCGCATCGCGATTCCGTACAAGCGCCGCCCGCGCATGGCCGGGCGCAGCAAGTTCAGCCTCTGGCGGCTGTGGAACTTCGCGCTGGAAGGCATCACCAGCTTCTCCACCGCGCCGCTGCGGCTGGCCACCTACCTGGGCCTGCTGACCGCGCTGGTGGCGTTCTTCGCCGGCATCGTGGTCGTGCTCAAGACCCTGGTGTGGGGCGACAGCGTGGCGGGCTGGCCGACGATGATGGTGGTCATCCTGTTCCTCGGCGGCGTGCAGCTCATCGCCCTGGGCACGATCGGCGAATACCTCGGCCGCCTGTACGAGGAGGCCAAGCAGCGGCCGCTCTACCTCGTCGACGACTGGCGGGAGCCGGCGGGAGTATGCTCGGGCACACAGCTCGCGGACGGAGGCGCCCATGCGCACGGTACGTCAACTGCTGGCGGAGAAGCCGGCTGAGGTGTTCGCGGTACCCCCGGACGCACCGGTGATCGATGCGGTGCGGCTTATGGCGGACAAGTCCATCGGTGCGGTGCTGGTGATGCGCGGCGGCGAACTTGCCGGGATCCTTTCCGAGCGCGACTACGCACGCAAGATCGTGCTGCAGGGTCGGTCCTCGGCCGATACCCCGGTGCGCGCGATCATGACCGCCGAGGTGGTGACCGTGGCTCCCGATACCACGGTGCCGGCGTGCATGCAGCTGGTCACCGAACGCCGCATCCGCCACCTGCCGGTGCTCGCGGACGGAGGCGTGGTCGGGGTGGTCTCGATCGGCGACCTGGTCAAGTCGGTGATCGCCGAGCAGCAGGTCGAGCTGGAGCAGCTGCAGCGCTACATCGCCGGCTGAGCCTGCTCAGCGCGCGTACTTGCCGCCGCAATCGGCGTTCTCGCCGGGCCCGGTCTCGAAGGTCGCCAGCAGCGCGGCCGGCGGGGTGATGCTGCCCAGCGCCAGCGCGATCGCGCCGCGCAGGCCCAGCGCCTTCATGTCCGGCCGGAACGACGGATCCTTGAAGCTGCCACCCACCCGCAGCGGCGAGCGCAGGGTGAGGATGCTGCGGTCCTTCGGCCGCGGCCGCAGCAGCAGGTCCAGGCTCTCGTCCTGCAGGTTGATCGTGCCTTCGCCGACGATGATCGTGTCGGTGGTGTCGAACGCCAGCGCGCGCGAGGTCATCAGCCCCTCCTCGACCCCGAAGTCGGCGAAGGCGCAGCGCACCGGCACCTGGCGGTCATCGGTCAGCAGGAACTTCAGCGCCTCGGCGATATCGATGCCGGCCAGTTCCATCACCAGGTTGCTGACGCGGCCGCGGCCCATGCCCAGCGCGACATCGCCGTCGGCGCTGCCGAGGATGGCCGCGACCGAGTTGCCGCGTCCGCGCAGCGAGATGTCGCCGCCGATGCGGCCCACCGCGCCCTGCGCCAGCTCGGCCTTGGCCAGCAGCTTCGGCAGGTCCACCCCGCGTACGCCGATCCTGGCCACGGTGTCGATCGGCGCGCGCCGCGCATCCATGGTGATGTCCGCGCGCACCTCGCCACCGGCCACGCCGAAGTCGAGCGGCTGCAGGCGCACGCGGCCGGCCTGCGCCACCAGGTGCGCATCCATGTCCTCGATCATCGGCAGCGTCGGCGACTGGATCTTCTGCGCGCGCCAGCGCACGTCGGCGTCCATCGCGTTGAGCTTGGCCAGGTCGTAGGGCTTGTCGGGCAGCAGCCGGGGACTCGCGGCGCGCCGTGCGGCCTCGGCTTCCTGCTCGGCGTTGGCCGTCTCGCCGGCACCGGTCGCAGGCGGAGCGCCGAGGAAACCGGCGAGGTCGTCCAGATCGAGCTTGCGCGAGAGCAGCTGGGCGACGAACAGCGGCCGCTCGCCGCTCACGTCCACCTTCACGTCGCCGGAAAGGTCGCTGTCGCCGACCGTTCCCTTGAAGCCTTCGTAGCGCCAGACGTCGCCGTTGCGGCGCAGGCGCCCGTCGAGCGCGTATGGCGGCGAGGCCGGCAGGGCCAGGCCCAGCAGTGGATAGAGCTCCTCCAGGTCGGCGCCAGCCAGCTTCATCTGCAGGTCGAAGGTCTGGAAGCGGAACGGGTTGGTCAGGGTGCCGGTGGCGCTGGCCCGGGTACGGCCGGCGCGCGCATCCAGGTCGATGCGGTAGGGCGTGTCGGTGTCGGCCAGTTCCAGTGGCGAAGCGGCCTGGCCCTCCATGCGGAACGCAGCGCCACGCCAGTGGCCGTTGCCCTTGACCGCGACCGGTGCGGTCGAGCGGTCCCCGCCTTCGATGCTGGCCAGGGCAAGGTCGATGTCGGTCCGCTCGGACGCATTGGTGAAGCGAAGGCGGCCATCGTCGATCCACAGCCGCTCCAGGCGCCAGCGAGGGTCCTCGTCCGGATCGCTGTGGTCATCGCCGAATTCCCAGTTGCCGCCCTCGCCATCCGGGTTGGTCTCCAGCCAGATGTCGGTGCGCACCGCGCGGATCTCCTTCATCCGCAGGCGCAGGGCCAGCAGTGGCCAGGCGGCGATGTCGATCTCCACCCGCTCGGCCGCGCCCATGCGCGGCTCCTTGGACCATTCCGCATTGGACAGCGTCAGCTGGTCCGCGGATACGGTGATGGTGCGGCCAAGGTCGACATCGAGGTCGCCACCGATGCGGAACTCGCGACCGGTGGCCGAGCCGACCGCGCGTTCCAGCGGGCCCTTGAACCAGTTCCAGTCGAAGAACAGCACCAGCAGCAGGATCGCGATGCCGAGCGCGGCCAGCGTCCAGCCCAGCGGCCGCGAGGGCCGCCATTGGCGGAGACGCCGCAGGCGCGGGGAAAGCGAACGGGTGCGGTCCATGCGGCCAGTATCGGGAGCGGCCGTGGACAGCATGCGAACGCCCGCGGCGCGGGCGCGCGGGTGTCAGACGTGGAGGACCTGGGCGCTGACCGCGACGAAGTGGCAGACGCTGCCGGCGATCACGAACAGGTGCCAGATCGCGTGCGAGTAGGGGATCGACTCGCGGTGGTAGAAGACCGTGCCGAGCGTGTAGGCCGCGCCACCGCCCAGCAGCCAGCTGATGGTCCAGGTGTCCAGCGAGGAAAGCATCGGCTTGGCCGCGACGATCACCAGCCAGCCCATGGCGATGTAGATCGCGGTGGAGAGGCGCTTGAAGCGGCCTGTGAAGAACAGCTTGAACACCACGCCGGCCACGGCCAGGGTCCAGATCGCGGCGAACAGGCTCCAGCCCCATGGGCCGCGCAGGCCGACCAGCGTGAAGGGCGTGTAGGTGCCGGCGATCAGCAGGTAGATCGCACAGTGGTCGAACACCTTCAGGCGGCCCTTGGCCACCGGGTGCTGGATCGCGTGGTAGAGGGTGGATGCGGTGTAGAGCAGCAGCAGCGCCACGCCGAACACGATCGCGCCGGCCAGCTGCCAGCCGTCGCCATAGATGGCCGCGAGCGTGATCAGCACCGCGCCGGCGGCCAGCGCCGCGGCCGCGCCCAGGCCATGGGTCAGGGCATTGGCGATCTCGTCGCGCAGCGAATGCGCGTCCTGGTTCGGCGATGGTGCAGGCGAGGGGGCGACCGGCATGGCGCGCACGTTACCTCAGGCCGCGTGAGCTTGCATCAATACGCACGGGCAGCGCAGCGGATGGAAGCCCGGAGCCCCTCTCCGGGAAGGAGAGGGGGATGACCTCAGTCCACGCCTACGCTGTGCGCGTGTTCGCGGGTGGCCAGGAAGCGCACGGACGGCGCGCGTTCCTGCGCCAGCTGCAGGTTGACCCGGGTCGGGGCCAGGTAGACCAGCTCGCCGGCCGCGTCGATCGCCAGGTTCATGGCGTTCTTCTCGCGGAACTCCTCCAGCTTCTTCGCGTCGTCGCACTGGATCCAGCGCGCGGTGGCCACGCCGACCTGCTCGAAGCTGGCGTCCACGCCGTACTCGTCCTTCAGGCGGTAGGCGACCACGTCGAACTGCAGCACGCCGACCGCGCCGAGGATCAGGTCGTTGCTCATCAGCGGACGGAAGAACTGGGTCGCGCCTTCCTCGGAAAGCTGGGCCAGGCCCTTCTGCAGCTGCTTGAGCTTGAGCGGATCGCGCAGGCGCGCACGGCGGAACAGTTCCGGGGCGAAGTTCGGGATGCCGGTGAACGACAGCGCCTCGCCTTCGGTGAAGGTGTCGCCGATGGAAATGGTGCCGTGGTTGTGGATGCCGATCACGTCGCCCGGCCAGGCCTCGGCGGCGATCTCGCGGTCGGAGGCCATGAGGGTCAGGGCGTTGGCCAGCTTCACTTCCTTGCCGCTGCGCACGTGGAAGGCCTTCATGCCGGCGCTGAACCTGCCCGAACACACGCGCATGAACGCGACGCGGTCGCGGTGCTGCGGGTCCATGTTGGCCTGGATCTTGAACACGAAGCCGGTGAGCCTGCCTTCCTGCGGCGCGACCTCGCGGCCGGTGGTGGCGCGCGGCTGCGGCGGCGGCGCGTGCTCGACGAAGAAGTCCAGCAGCGGCTGCACGCCGAAGTTGTTCACGCCCGAGCCGAAGAACACCGGGGTCTGTTCGCCGCGCAGGTACTTGTCCTTGTCGAACGGATCGGCCGCGCCCTGCACCAGCTCCAGCTCCTCGCGCAGGTTGGCGAGCATCTCCGCGCCGATCTTCTCCTCCAGGCCCGGTGCATCCAGCGACGGGAAGATGGTCGAGTCCTGGCGGGTGAAGTTGCGGCCCGGCTCGTACAGGTGGACCTCGCCGCTGACCAGGTGGACCACGCCCTTCAGGCGCTGGCCCATGCCGATCGGCCAGGTCACCGGAGCGCACTTGATGCCGAGCACGGTCTCGATCTCGTCCAGCAGCTCGATTGGTTCCTTGCCCTCGCGGTCGAGCTTGTTGATGAAGGTCATGATCGGCGTGTCGCGCAGGCGGCACACCTCCATCAGCTTGATCGTGCGCTCCTCCACGCCCTTGGCCACGTCGATCACCATCAGCGCCGAGTCCACCGCGGTGAGCACGCGGTAGGTGTCCTCGCCGAAGTCGGCGTGGCCGGGGGTGTCGAGCAGGTTGACGATGCGGCCCTCGTAGGGGAACTGCATCACCGAGGAGGTCACCGAGATGCCGCGCTCCTTCTCCAGCGCCATCCAGTCGGAGGTGGCGTGGCGGGCGGCCTTGCGGCCCTTGACCGAGCCGGCCATCTGGATCGCGCCCCCGAACAGCAGCAGCTTTTCGGTCAGCGTGGTCTTGCCGGCGTCGGGGTGCGAAATGATCGCGAAAGTGCGCCGGCGCGCGGCTTCGGTTGGGACATCGGACATGGGGGATGGCGCCGGGAGGCGCTGGGTCGGGCGGGAAGCCGGCAATTATACGGGCCGCCGCCGTCGCGGGCCGGGCGTCGCCGCCAGGCCCGCGCGGGCAGGTTC
This genomic interval from Pseudoxanthomonas suwonensis 11-1 contains the following:
- a CDS encoding peptide chain release factor 3; protein product: MSDVPTEAARRRTFAIISHPDAGKTTLTEKLLLFGGAIQMAGSVKGRKAARHATSDWMALEKERGISVTSSVMQFPYEGRIVNLLDTPGHADFGEDTYRVLTAVDSALMVIDVAKGVEERTIKLMEVCRLRDTPIMTFINKLDREGKEPIELLDEIETVLGIKCAPVTWPIGMGQRLKGVVHLVSGEVHLYEPGRNFTRQDSTIFPSLDAPGLEEKIGAEMLANLREELELVQGAADPFDKDKYLRGEQTPVFFGSGVNNFGVQPLLDFFVEHAPPPQPRATTGREVAPQEGRLTGFVFKIQANMDPQHRDRVAFMRVCSGRFSAGMKAFHVRSGKEVKLANALTLMASDREIAAEAWPGDVIGIHNHGTISIGDTFTEGEALSFTGIPNFAPELFRRARLRDPLKLKQLQKGLAQLSEEGATQFFRPLMSNDLILGAVGVLQFDVVAYRLKDEYGVDASFEQVGVATARWIQCDDAKKLEEFREKNAMNLAIDAAGELVYLAPTRVNLQLAQERAPSVRFLATREHAHSVGVD